ACCCCGTGACCATCGAAGACGGTGATAGTGTGATCTTTATGAACTTTCGGGCCGACCGCGCACGTGAGTTGACTTATTGTTTTACCGATGACGCGTTCCACGGCTTTGTGCGCGAGCAACGTCCCAAGCTTGCCGAATTCGTGTGTTTGACGGAATACCAGAAAAATATCCAGGCGCCGGTTGCCTATGCGCCGGTCACCTTGAGCAATACTCTGGGCGCGTACATCTCAAACCTTGGCCTCAAGCAATTACGCATTGCAGAAACTGAAAAATACGCCCATGTCACTTTCTTTTTTAATGGCGGTGAAGAAACTCCGTTTAAGAACGAGGACCGGGTGCTGGTGCCGTCACCTAAAGTGGCAACTTATGATCTGCAACCTGAAATGCATGCCCCGCAACTGACCGATAAACTGGTTGACGCGATCCATTCCGGAAAATACGACTTGATTGTGGTTAATTACGCCAATGCTGATATGGTCGGGCACAGCGGAATTTTCGAGGCCGCGGTCAAAGCCATCGAAGCTCTGGACACTTGTGTGGGACGCGTGGCCACAGCACTTAAAGATGTTGGGGGAGAACTGTTGGTCACGGCTGACCATGGTAACGCCGAGCAAATGGCCGACCATGAGACCGGTCAGGCGCATACGGCGCACACCACCAATGTGGTGCCTTTACTGTACCTTGGTCGTGCCGCAAGCCTCGCCGATAATGGATTACTTTCCGACATCGCACCCACTGTTTTAAACCTTCTGGGTTTAGAGGTTCCACCTGAAATGACGGGGCGCAATCTGATTCGTTTTGATTAATGACACAATACTTGCTAACTACCAATCGCAATTACAGGGCTTTTAGCAAGGCAGGTTATTTCGTCAGAATTTTTCACCACATTCTCGGACTGCTGATTATTGCCAGTCTCGTGATCGGCTGGTCGACCGAGACGCACGCGGCCAGCTTGCAGCAACAGCAAAGTGATTTGCGCAAACTGCAAAAACGCATCAATAATTTACAAAAACAGATCCGTAAAGATACCCGTCAACGCGACGCCTCGCAGGCGATGATGGAAAGAATTGACCAGGACATTGCGCGTACGCAAAAATCCATTCGCTTCAATCAACAAGGCATCTCTGAAAGTAATCACAAGATTGCAGCGCTTGAAGAAGAACAGGATGCTGCCCTGGGTCGCATGGGTGAGCAACAAAAACAACTGGCTGCGATGCTTAAACTGACGTATCAAAACCAACAAACCCCGGCCATTAAGCTGATACTCAATGAACAAGACCCCGGCAAACTTGGTCGACATCTGGTCTATTACAAACACATCATGCAAGCACAGGAAACCCGGATCGATCTGATGACCGAACAGGTCAGAACTTACGTGGGTTTACTCGACAAAGCCAAGCTTGAAAAATCCAATTTGCAGGCATTACAAAGTAAAAACCGTGAATCGCTGCAAGAGTTGGAAAAACAACGCGCGCAACGTCAAACTCTGGTCGCGCAGCTGGCCGCCAATATCAAGGACCAGACCAGGGAAATGCAAAGTCTGGCTGCACAAGAAAAAGCCCTTAACCAGATTGTGAGCGAATTACTAAAAACCCTGGAAAGTTTTCCCGACACCCGTCAGCAAGCATTTAAAAATTTTCGTGGCAAATTGGTCTGGCCGGTACAAGGCCGCCTGCATCACAGCTTCGGTCAACCTAGGATAAGAGGCCAAAAAGCCAAATGGCAAGGCGTGTTTGTCGCCACCCAACGCAACACCGAGATTCGGGCGGTGGCGTATGGACGCGTGGTGTATGCCGACTGGTTACCCGGACACGGCTTGATCACCATTCTGGACCATGGTGACAAATATCTGACTCTGTATGCCAATACCGAAATGTTGTTCAAAGAAGTGGGCACCTGGGTGGAAGCGGGTGAGGTTATCGCCACGGTTGGGGATAGTGGCGGAATGAGTAAAACCGGTCTGTATTTCGAGATCCGGCGGGGAAAATCAGCGCTTAATCCGCAATCCTGGTTCAAAACGCGCCAGCCGTGATGCGCTAAAAAGCCAAATTCATCACAAAATCACTAATAAAATCAACACTTTCACAAAGACCTCTGGTCTTTGCCCTTGCCCACCGCTTAGAATAAGCACATGAGCGAACTTCTTAGCCAAACCCCTTCTGCAAACCAGTCTCGACGACGCCGGCCCAGCCCTGCTGCCTTCAGCATCGGTATGTTGTTGGGTCTGTTTGCGGCCTGCCTGTTTGTGGTTTATCAAAATCGCTCCGCACCAGCCCCGCAGCCTGTTGAAACCGATATGGATAAAACCGTAGCACTCATCGGGCAAGCCATGCAACAGGTGAGAAGTGACTATATTGACGAGATCTCTCCTCAGGAGTTGGCAGAAGCGGCATTGGAAGGAATGTTTACCCGTCTGGATGAGCACTCCCGCTATCTTGATGAACAAACCTATCAAAATCTGGTGCAGCAAACCGATGGTGAGTATCTTGGCATTGGCATTGAAATTGAATCCCAGGATGGTGCGATCACCGTGGTTTCGGTTCTTGATGATTCACCGGCTGCACGTATTGGTTTGCAAGCTGACGATCTGATCGTGGCCGTGAACGGTCAGGACATAGAAAAACTGCCAGCGGCTGATCTGTTAAATGAAATTCGTCATGCTGTGAATTCGGTCTTAGCGTTGAGTGTGCAACGTGGCGACGAGAATTTTGATGTACAACTAACGCGTGACATGATCATTATTGCCAGTGTTGAAAGTTTTCTGATTACCCCGGCCAACAAGAGCAGCCTGAGCAATACGCCAAAAGCAGAAGCCATTGCGTATGTTCGCATTCGCCAATTCAATGAGAACACCGCCTCGGATCTGCAAAATATCCTGGACAGATTCTTGCTCACTGAACATTCCCTGTATGGACTGG
Above is a genomic segment from Gammaproteobacteria bacterium containing:
- a CDS encoding 2,3-bisphosphoglycerate-independent phosphoglycerate mutase, with product MNNKQNANKPVVLAILDGWGYREEPENNAILAAHTPNWDRLWQSGTRSFIHTSGEKVGLPDGQMGNSEVGHLNLGAGRVVYQDYTRVTKAIAEGSFQQNPVINQALQKAKGHAVHVIGLLSPGGVHSHEEHIFAMLEHALANTQGPVYLHAILDGRDTPPRSAKASLEKAEALFKQAGRGHVASIIGRYYAMDRDNRWERVEQAYALYTEARSAYRSTSSVGALAAAYARDENDEFVKATAIMHQAQNPVTIEDGDSVIFMNFRADRARELTYCFTDDAFHGFVREQRPKLAEFVCLTEYQKNIQAPVAYAPVTLSNTLGAYISNLGLKQLRIAETEKYAHVTFFFNGGEETPFKNEDRVLVPSPKVATYDLQPEMHAPQLTDKLVDAIHSGKYDLIVVNYANADMVGHSGIFEAAVKAIEALDTCVGRVATALKDVGGELLVTADHGNAEQMADHETGQAHTAHTTNVVPLLYLGRAASLADNGLLSDIAPTVLNLLGLEVPPEMTGRNLIRFD
- a CDS encoding peptidoglycan DD-metalloendopeptidase family protein, with the translated sequence MLTTNRNYRAFSKAGYFVRIFHHILGLLIIASLVIGWSTETHAASLQQQQSDLRKLQKRINNLQKQIRKDTRQRDASQAMMERIDQDIARTQKSIRFNQQGISESNHKIAALEEEQDAALGRMGEQQKQLAAMLKLTYQNQQTPAIKLILNEQDPGKLGRHLVYYKHIMQAQETRIDLMTEQVRTYVGLLDKAKLEKSNLQALQSKNRESLQELEKQRAQRQTLVAQLAANIKDQTREMQSLAAQEKALNQIVSELLKTLESFPDTRQQAFKNFRGKLVWPVQGRLHHSFGQPRIRGQKAKWQGVFVATQRNTEIRAVAYGRVVYADWLPGHGLITILDHGDKYLTLYANTEMLFKEVGTWVEAGEVIATVGDSGGMSKTGLYFEIRRGKSALNPQSWFKTRQP
- a CDS encoding S41 family peptidase — protein: MSELLSQTPSANQSRRRRPSPAAFSIGMLLGLFAACLFVVYQNRSAPAPQPVETDMDKTVALIGQAMQQVRSDYIDEISPQELAEAALEGMFTRLDEHSRYLDEQTYQNLVQQTDGEYLGIGIEIESQDGAITVVSVLDDSPAARIGLQADDLIVAVNGQDIEKLPAADLLNEIRHAVNSVLALSVQRGDENFDVQLTRDMIIIASVESFLITPANKSSLSNTPKAEAIAYVRIRQFNENTASDLQNILDRFLLTEHSLYGLVLDLRNNPGGLVTSAVEVADLFLHSGTIVSANGRASDADFVFQAQVGESFADIPVVVLINGATASAAEIVAAALQEQDRAILLGEQSFGKGLVQTIIPIDSGALKLTTSRYYTPSGLSINERGIRPNITVANSELRMSITDLKNTNSKILPQHMAIKDPVLLHAWRYLNRVTARDQLAMDIDHQEVLDVE